One Streptomyces hundungensis DNA segment encodes these proteins:
- a CDS encoding amidohydrolase family protein — protein MGDLALDLDRLTAIDVHTHAEISKDGHGALSPELFGASEAYFKAHGHRQPTIEEMADHYRERRMAAVVFTVDAEHATGHPRISNEEIAESCAAHADTLIPFASIDPHKGRAGVREARRLVEEHGVRGFKFHPSIQAFSPNDPLAYPLYEAIEELGVPALFHTGQTGIGAGVPGGGGIRLKYSNPMPVDDVAVDFPELRIILAHPSFPWQDEALAVATHKPHVYIDLSGWSPKYFPPQLVRYANTLLQDKVLFGSDYPVITPDRWLADFEKLDIKPEVRPKILKENAARLLGLTTG, from the coding sequence ATGGGCGACCTCGCGCTCGACCTCGACCGGCTCACCGCCATCGACGTGCACACGCACGCGGAGATCTCCAAGGACGGCCACGGGGCGCTGAGTCCGGAGCTGTTCGGTGCCTCCGAGGCGTACTTCAAGGCCCACGGCCACCGGCAGCCGACCATCGAGGAGATGGCCGACCACTACCGGGAGCGCCGCATGGCCGCGGTGGTGTTCACCGTCGACGCGGAGCACGCCACCGGTCACCCGCGGATCTCCAACGAGGAGATCGCCGAGAGCTGCGCCGCCCACGCCGACACCCTGATTCCCTTCGCCAGCATCGACCCGCACAAGGGCCGCGCGGGCGTACGGGAGGCCCGCCGGCTGGTCGAAGAACACGGAGTCCGGGGGTTCAAGTTCCACCCCAGCATCCAGGCGTTCTCCCCGAATGACCCGCTCGCCTACCCGCTGTACGAGGCCATCGAGGAACTCGGCGTCCCCGCCCTGTTCCACACCGGCCAGACCGGCATCGGCGCCGGCGTCCCGGGCGGCGGCGGTATCCGCCTGAAGTACTCGAACCCGATGCCGGTCGACGACGTGGCCGTCGACTTCCCGGAACTGCGGATCATCCTCGCCCACCCGTCCTTCCCCTGGCAGGACGAGGCCCTGGCGGTCGCCACCCACAAGCCGCACGTGTACATCGATCTGTCCGGATGGTCCCCGAAGTACTTCCCGCCGCAGCTCGTGCGCTACGCGAACACGCTGCTCCAGGACAAGGTGCTCTTCGGCTCCGACTATCCCGTCATCACCCCCGACCGGTGGCTCGCCGACTTCGAGAAGCTCGACATCAAGCCCGAGGTCCGGCCGAAGATCCTCAAGGAGAACGCCGCCCGACTGCTCGGTCTGACCACGGGCTGA
- a CDS encoding DUF3237 domain-containing protein — protein MSFTPALDFAFEIRAEVSETLHIGNGDGEVTEFTPITGGAVDGPRLRGKVLPGGGDWSSTRGEVCELEARYLLRAEDGAVIDIVNRGYYRPKADTPDQFDGEVQVSEAGHYYRTSPVFRTDAPAHRWLAETVFVGLARPDGDDAVIIRMYALK, from the coding sequence ATGTCCTTCACTCCCGCCCTCGACTTCGCGTTCGAGATCCGGGCCGAGGTGTCCGAAACGCTGCACATCGGCAACGGCGACGGAGAGGTCACCGAGTTCACCCCCATCACCGGCGGCGCCGTGGACGGTCCCCGCTTGCGCGGGAAGGTCCTTCCCGGCGGAGGCGACTGGAGCAGCACGCGCGGAGAGGTGTGCGAGCTGGAGGCCCGCTACCTGCTCCGGGCGGAGGACGGAGCCGTGATCGACATCGTCAACCGCGGCTACTACCGGCCCAAGGCCGACACCCCGGACCAGTTCGACGGGGAGGTGCAGGTCTCCGAGGCCGGTCACTACTACCGCACCTCGCCGGTCTTCCGTACGGACGCCCCCGCCCACCGCTGGCTCGCGGAGACGGTCTTCGTCGGCCTCGCTCGCCCGGACGGCGACGATGCCGTGATCATCCGCATGTACGCGCTGAAGTAG
- a CDS encoding SDR family oxidoreductase codes for MDLQGKVAVVTGSGRGLGLAYAQALAAAGAAVVVNDVDQAVVDAAVASITSEGGTATGVVAAVGDSESAQRLVDTAVEEFGRLDVLVTNAGILRDRVLWKMTDDDFDDVVRVHLRGTFTCARAAAVRMREQGTSGRLILISSPAGQRGNFGQTNYAAAKAGIVAMARTWAMELGRAGITVNAVVPVAATDMTKTIPAFAPVIEESERTGKPLPDWLRKDEGLGSVEDVAALITFLASDDSDGVTGQAIGIGGDRLALWAHPKEKAIAFADGGWSADAIAAGWADGVGAEPETYGIPAPQAPEA; via the coding sequence ATGGATCTTCAGGGCAAGGTCGCCGTCGTCACCGGCAGCGGACGCGGTCTCGGACTGGCCTACGCGCAGGCCCTCGCCGCGGCCGGCGCCGCCGTCGTCGTCAACGATGTCGACCAGGCCGTCGTCGACGCCGCCGTCGCCTCGATCACGTCCGAGGGCGGCACCGCGACGGGTGTCGTCGCGGCGGTGGGTGACAGCGAGTCGGCGCAGCGGCTGGTGGACACGGCGGTCGAGGAGTTCGGGCGTCTGGACGTCCTCGTCACCAACGCCGGCATCCTGCGTGACCGCGTGCTGTGGAAGATGACCGACGACGACTTCGACGACGTCGTCCGCGTCCACCTCCGCGGCACCTTCACCTGCGCCCGCGCGGCCGCCGTCCGCATGCGCGAACAGGGCACCAGTGGCCGGTTGATCCTCATCTCCTCCCCGGCCGGGCAGCGTGGCAACTTCGGCCAGACCAACTACGCCGCCGCCAAGGCCGGCATCGTCGCCATGGCCCGCACCTGGGCCATGGAACTGGGCCGCGCCGGTATCACCGTCAACGCCGTCGTCCCCGTCGCCGCCACCGATATGACCAAGACCATCCCGGCGTTCGCCCCGGTCATCGAGGAGTCCGAGCGCACCGGTAAGCCGCTGCCGGACTGGCTGCGCAAGGACGAGGGCCTCGGCTCCGTCGAGGATGTCGCCGCGCTCATCACCTTCCTGGCCTCGGACGACTCCGACGGAGTGACCGGGCAGGCGATCGGCATCGGCGGCGACCGGCTGGCCCTCTGGGCACACCCCAAGGAGAAGGCGATCGCCTTCGCGGACGGTGGCTGGAGCGCCGACGCCATCGCCGCCGGGTGGGCGGACGGCGTCGGCGCCGAGCCCGAGACCTACGGCATCCCCGCGCCCCAGGCACCGGAGGCGTGA
- a CDS encoding aldo/keto reductase: protein MTAPTRAGAGWSPRRIGPFEVPAVGLGCMNLSHAYGVAPSAEDAERLLLTALEEGVTLFDTAALYGFGANEELVGRVLARHRDRIVLASKCGMTGVDGRRVIDGRPETLRRTVDEALARLRTDVIDLYYLHRLDRAVPVEESVGAMAGLVEAGKVRALGLSEVSAATLRRARAVHPIAALQNEYSLWTRNPEQGTLEAARELGVALVAFSPLARGFLTAAPPDFGALPAGDIRRGMPRFDERHYPGNLALRSELEKIAGGAGVTLPQLALAWVLSRGSHVVAIPGTRSVPHLRENLSVLDLDVPGEALEAAGRVLNGTTVHGARYNEATLAEIDTERCGRAG, encoded by the coding sequence GTGACCGCGCCGACGCGGGCCGGCGCGGGATGGTCCCCGCGCCGGATCGGGCCCTTCGAGGTCCCGGCCGTCGGCCTGGGTTGCATGAACCTGAGCCACGCCTACGGCGTCGCGCCCTCTGCGGAGGACGCCGAGCGGCTGCTCCTGACGGCGCTGGAGGAGGGCGTGACGCTCTTCGACACCGCCGCCCTCTACGGCTTCGGCGCCAACGAGGAGCTGGTCGGACGGGTGCTCGCCCGGCACCGGGACCGGATCGTGCTGGCCAGCAAGTGCGGCATGACCGGCGTCGACGGCCGCCGCGTCATCGACGGCCGCCCGGAGACCCTGCGGCGTACCGTCGACGAGGCGCTGGCCCGGCTGCGTACCGACGTGATCGACCTCTACTACCTGCACCGGCTCGACCGGGCGGTGCCGGTGGAGGAGAGCGTCGGGGCGATGGCCGGGCTCGTCGAGGCGGGCAAGGTGCGGGCCCTGGGCCTGTCCGAGGTGTCCGCCGCGACCCTGCGGCGGGCCCGCGCCGTGCACCCGATCGCCGCGCTGCAGAACGAGTACAGCCTGTGGACGCGCAATCCCGAGCAGGGGACCCTGGAGGCGGCCCGTGAACTCGGCGTCGCCCTGGTGGCGTTCAGCCCGCTGGCCCGGGGGTTCCTCACCGCCGCACCCCCGGACTTCGGCGCTCTTCCCGCGGGTGACATCCGCCGGGGCATGCCCCGCTTCGACGAGCGCCACTATCCGGGCAACCTGGCGCTGCGGAGCGAGCTGGAGAAGATCGCCGGCGGTGCCGGCGTCACCCTGCCGCAGCTGGCCCTGGCCTGGGTCCTCTCCCGTGGTTCCCACGTCGTGGCCATTCCGGGGACCCGGTCGGTTCCTCACCTGCGGGAGAACCTGTCCGTCCTCGACCTCGACGTACCCGGCGAGGCCCTCGAAGCGGCCGGACGGGTGCTGAACGGCACGACCGTCCACGGGGCCCGCTACAACGAGGCCACGCTCGCCGAGATCGACACCGAGCGCTGCGGGCGAGCAGGCTGA
- a CDS encoding ABC transporter substrate-binding protein, with translation MAAKKSVLTVLTGLGLLAATACTGSSAGNGATPKPGRLTTTTAPGTAEVDRVTWALPYGEPTTLDPAKIGDYSPQTVEANLCDTLTRMNADFSLSPGLASKVTWTDDHTLVLDLRPGVTFWDGSPMTPADVIHSLERQRDPRTQALYGNYLAAVTSIKATGPHQVTLRTKGYDQTLPKALATSFGAVNQKAYTEKAGPAYGTAKGGLMCTGPFKLGSWKSGNGITLERHDAYWDTRLKPKAKQVEFQFITNNNTLTSALLSGEVDGTYELPPSSATALGKADNGSVHLGPSTQNVLLIPANGESPAADRKLLDALSLVIDRDALIRNVFGGDATTLKSLVPPLTWRGDKAAAQFDAAYKALPDVPKPDAEKAKKLVAQARPLSRPLVAAIPAGDQRGLQTLTFIQAAAKKIGVGIEIKQLQPTQMSSLFYDPSVRKGLDLILTFGYVTMPDPSSYVGESVTPRGLFNWTGYDNPEVTQLLDRARTSSDPVVSAKAYAEAQALFTPTTPVVFLATTHERMFMNKRISGAPTSFAYMSMPWAAYLGGTAT, from the coding sequence ATGGCTGCGAAGAAATCGGTGCTGACGGTGCTCACGGGCTTGGGACTGCTGGCCGCCACGGCCTGCACCGGCTCGTCGGCCGGAAACGGCGCAACCCCCAAGCCCGGACGTCTGACCACCACCACGGCACCAGGCACCGCCGAAGTGGATCGGGTCACCTGGGCGCTGCCCTACGGTGAACCGACGACGCTCGACCCCGCGAAGATCGGCGACTACTCGCCCCAGACGGTCGAAGCCAACCTCTGCGACACCCTGACCCGGATGAACGCGGACTTCTCTCTGAGCCCCGGCCTCGCGAGCAAGGTCACCTGGACCGACGACCACACTCTGGTTCTCGACCTTCGCCCCGGTGTCACCTTCTGGGACGGCTCGCCCATGACCCCCGCCGACGTGATCCACAGCCTGGAACGACAGCGGGACCCGAGGACGCAGGCCCTGTACGGGAACTACCTGGCCGCCGTGACCTCGATCAAGGCCACCGGACCCCACCAGGTGACGCTGCGAACCAAGGGATACGACCAGACGCTCCCCAAGGCGCTGGCCACGTCGTTCGGCGCGGTGAACCAGAAGGCGTACACCGAGAAGGCCGGCCCCGCCTACGGGACCGCCAAGGGCGGCTTGATGTGTACGGGGCCGTTCAAGCTGGGCTCCTGGAAGTCCGGCAACGGCATCACCTTGGAACGTCACGACGCCTACTGGGACACCAGGCTCAAGCCGAAGGCGAAGCAGGTCGAGTTCCAGTTCATCACCAACAACAACACCCTCACCAGCGCGCTGCTGTCCGGCGAGGTGGACGGCACCTACGAGCTGCCGCCCAGCAGCGCCACCGCGCTCGGCAAGGCCGACAACGGCTCCGTGCACCTCGGCCCCTCGACCCAGAACGTCCTGCTGATCCCCGCCAACGGGGAGTCGCCCGCGGCCGACCGCAAGCTGCTGGACGCCCTGTCTCTGGTCATCGACCGTGACGCGCTGATCAGGAACGTCTTCGGCGGTGACGCCACCACCCTCAAGTCGCTCGTCCCGCCGCTGACCTGGCGCGGGGACAAGGCCGCAGCTCAGTTCGACGCCGCCTACAAGGCCCTGCCCGACGTCCCGAAGCCGGACGCGGAGAAGGCGAAGAAGCTGGTCGCGCAGGCCCGCCCCCTCTCGCGTCCGCTGGTGGCCGCCATCCCCGCCGGTGACCAGCGCGGCCTGCAGACCTTGACGTTCATCCAGGCCGCGGCCAAGAAGATCGGCGTCGGCATCGAGATCAAGCAGCTCCAGCCCACCCAGATGTCCTCGCTCTTCTACGACCCCTCGGTCCGCAAGGGCCTCGACCTCATCCTCACCTTCGGCTACGTCACGATGCCCGACCCGTCGTCCTACGTGGGCGAGAGCGTCACTCCCCGTGGTCTCTTCAACTGGACGGGCTACGACAACCCCGAGGTGACCCAGCTGCTCGACCGGGCCCGCACCTCCTCCGACCCCGTGGTTTCGGCCAAGGCGTACGCCGAGGCCCAGGCCCTGTTCACCCCCACCACCCCCGTGGTGTTCCTGGCCACCACGCACGAGCGGATGTTCATGAACAAGCGCATCAGCGGCGCGCCGACCTCCTTCGCCTACATGAGCATGCCGTGGGCCGCCTACCTCGGCGGCACCGCCACGTGA
- a CDS encoding acyl-CoA synthetase: MLNQGIGSWPARRARKTPDRVAVVHEDRTLTYRELHERVLRLAHALRALGVARGDRIAYLGPNHPAFLETLFAAGTLGAVFVPLNTRLTAQELAYNLADSGSTVLVHAHEQAEAARAAAVETGIRHRIAVACPDEESALGYEELLIGAGTGPLDEAVAPEDPCMIMYTSGTTGRPKGAVLSHANITWNSVNVLVDTDLAGDEVTLVVAPLFHTAGLNMTCLPTLLKGGRVVLLGAFDAERVLELIEDLRVTYMFGVPTMYDAMAARPRWETTDLSSLRTLNCGGAPVPARTIAAYLDRGLAFSQGYGMTEASPGVLYLDREQTSAKAGSAGVPHFFTDTRVVLPGGRAAEPGERGEILVHGPNVMTGYWGRPEDTEAAFTDDHWLRTGDVACVDDDGYAYIVDRVKDMFVSGGENVYPAEVEDVLLSHPAVAECAVIGVPDPVWGEVGRAVVVLEPGAHADEDDILGHLRGRLAKYKIPKSLVVTEALPRTASGKIIKPAVRDTYATGPTDRPHP, encoded by the coding sequence GTGTTGAACCAAGGCATCGGTTCCTGGCCGGCGCGCCGGGCCCGCAAGACCCCCGACCGGGTGGCCGTCGTCCACGAGGACCGCACCCTGACCTACCGCGAGCTGCACGAACGCGTCCTGCGCCTCGCCCACGCCCTGCGCGCGCTGGGCGTGGCACGGGGAGACCGGATCGCGTACCTCGGCCCCAACCATCCGGCGTTCCTGGAGACCCTGTTCGCCGCCGGGACCCTGGGGGCGGTCTTCGTCCCGCTCAACACCCGCCTCACGGCACAGGAGCTGGCGTACAACCTCGCCGACTCGGGCAGCACCGTCCTCGTCCACGCGCACGAGCAGGCCGAGGCGGCCCGCGCCGCGGCGGTCGAGACGGGCATACGGCACCGGATCGCGGTCGCCTGCCCCGACGAGGAGAGCGCCCTCGGTTACGAAGAGCTGCTCATCGGCGCCGGGACGGGACCGCTGGACGAGGCCGTGGCGCCCGAGGACCCGTGCATGATCATGTACACCTCCGGCACTACGGGCCGCCCCAAGGGCGCCGTCCTCTCCCACGCCAACATCACCTGGAACAGCGTCAACGTCCTCGTCGACACCGACCTGGCCGGCGACGAGGTGACCCTCGTCGTGGCGCCGCTGTTCCACACCGCCGGGCTCAACATGACCTGCCTGCCGACCCTGCTCAAGGGCGGCCGGGTGGTCCTCCTCGGAGCCTTCGACGCCGAGCGCGTCCTGGAGCTCATCGAGGACCTGCGGGTGACGTACATGTTCGGCGTCCCCACCATGTACGACGCCATGGCCGCGCGGCCCCGCTGGGAGACCACGGACCTGTCCAGCCTGCGCACCCTCAACTGCGGCGGCGCACCCGTGCCCGCCCGTACCATCGCCGCGTACCTCGACCGCGGCCTCGCCTTCAGTCAGGGTTACGGCATGACCGAGGCGTCCCCCGGGGTCCTCTACCTGGACCGGGAGCAGACCTCGGCCAAGGCGGGCTCCGCCGGCGTGCCGCACTTCTTCACCGACACCCGCGTGGTCCTGCCCGGCGGCCGCGCCGCCGAACCCGGCGAGCGCGGCGAGATCCTCGTCCACGGCCCCAACGTCATGACCGGCTACTGGGGACGGCCCGAGGACACGGAGGCCGCCTTCACCGACGACCACTGGTTGCGCACCGGCGACGTCGCCTGCGTCGACGACGACGGGTACGCCTACATCGTCGACCGCGTCAAGGACATGTTCGTCTCGGGCGGGGAGAACGTCTACCCGGCCGAGGTGGAGGACGTGCTCCTCTCCCATCCCGCCGTCGCCGAATGCGCGGTCATCGGCGTGCCCGACCCGGTCTGGGGCGAGGTCGGCCGCGCCGTCGTCGTCCTCGAACCCGGTGCCCACGCCGACGAGGACGACATCCTCGGCCACCTGCGCGGCCGGCTTGCCAAGTACAAGATCCCCAAGTCCCTCGTCGTGACCGAGGCGCTGCCCCGCACGGCCTCCGGGAAGATCATCAAGCCCGCCGTACGCGACACCTATGCGACCGGTCCCACCGATCGTCCCCACCCGTAA
- a CDS encoding MarR family winged helix-turn-helix transcriptional regulator codes for MSTSLLYLLKRTELAVRARLEELLKPAGITALQYTALTVLERHDGISAAQLARDSFVTAQSMADMVRALESRSLIRREPNPANRRERLILLADPGRRLLAEYAGQARALEERMVADLSAEEVGVLREALVTAWRALS; via the coding sequence GTGAGCACCTCACTGCTCTATCTGCTCAAGAGGACGGAGCTGGCGGTGCGCGCCCGCCTGGAGGAGCTGCTCAAGCCCGCCGGGATCACCGCGTTGCAGTACACCGCTCTGACGGTGCTGGAGCGGCACGACGGCATCTCCGCCGCGCAGCTCGCCCGCGACTCCTTCGTCACCGCCCAGTCGATGGCCGACATGGTCCGCGCGCTGGAGAGCCGGAGTCTGATCCGCCGCGAACCCAACCCCGCCAACCGCCGCGAACGCCTCATCCTGCTCGCCGACCCGGGGCGGCGACTGCTCGCCGAGTACGCCGGGCAGGCCCGAGCACTGGAGGAGCGCATGGTCGCCGACCTGAGCGCCGAGGAGGTCGGCGTGCTGAGGGAAGCCCTGGTCACGGCGTGGCGGGCGCTGTCCTAG
- a CDS encoding MaoC family dehydratase, protein MPTTANGLDGLKALSGADLGRTEWLDITQQRVNTFADATDDHQWIHTDPEKAKDGPFGGPIAHGYLTLSLIIPLFGELLGITGTKMSVNYGLDKVRFPSPVPVGAKIRLHGVVGTVEEVKGNGVQMPLTFTVEVDGSDKPACVAQAVYRHYA, encoded by the coding sequence ATGCCCACCACCGCCAACGGCCTCGACGGTCTCAAGGCCCTCAGCGGAGCCGACCTGGGCCGCACCGAATGGCTCGACATCACCCAGCAGCGGGTGAACACCTTCGCCGACGCCACCGACGACCACCAGTGGATCCACACCGACCCGGAGAAGGCCAAGGACGGCCCTTTCGGCGGCCCCATCGCCCACGGCTACCTCACCCTCTCCCTCATCATTCCGCTCTTCGGGGAGCTGCTCGGCATCACCGGCACCAAGATGAGCGTCAACTACGGCCTGGACAAGGTCCGTTTCCCCAGCCCCGTCCCCGTCGGCGCGAAGATCCGCCTCCACGGTGTCGTCGGCACGGTGGAGGAGGTCAAGGGCAACGGCGTCCAGATGCCGCTGACGTTCACCGTCGAGGTCGACGGCAGCGACAAGCCGGCCTGCGTCGCCCAGGCCGTCTACCGCCACTACGCCTGA